A genomic window from Cotesia glomerata isolate CgM1 linkage group LG7, MPM_Cglom_v2.3, whole genome shotgun sequence includes:
- the LOC123268589 gene encoding uncharacterized protein LOC123268589: MILSALIVLTAQFFSVQGNFVVLLKDIDCPLFNEEFFTEPDAYIDDNNAIFFNTTIVKELLPTTQGYLAIIGASLGEYVVNTGFDIQMPLCDMMNEPVILGPLLRVFGFSEDNCPPKMGVYGSEGYTLPTATFPDDFPRNQYQSLFELTIEGKKLIIVNIFFEIQ; the protein is encoded by the exons atgattttgagTGCTCTAATTGTTTTGACAGCGCAATTTTTTAGCGTACAg GGAAACTTTGTTGTACTTCTCAAAGATATAGATTGTCCACTTTTCAATGAAGAATTTTTCACAGAACCGGATGCCTAcattgatgataataatgcaatattttttaatactacaaTAGTAAAAGAGCTCTTACCAACAACtcaa GGATATTTGGCAATAATAGGAGCATCATTGGGTGAATATGTCGTAAACACAGGATTCGATATACAAATGCCCTTATGTGACATGATGAATGAACCTGTTATCCTGGGCCCTCTTCTTCGTGTGTTTGGATTTTCTGAAGATAATTGTCCACCTAAAATG ggtGTTTATGGCAGTGAAGGTTATACTTTACCAACAGCTACGTTCCCAGATGATTTTCCTCGCAACCAATATCAATCACTTTTTGAACTCACAATCGagggtaaaaaattaatcatcgtGAATATATTCTTTGAAATTCAATAA